The following proteins are co-located in the Paralichthys olivaceus isolate ysfri-2021 chromosome 2, ASM2471397v2, whole genome shotgun sequence genome:
- the pfdn5 gene encoding prefoldin subunit 5, translating into MAVNLTDLSLPQLEGLKNQLDQEVEFLTSSITQLKVAQTKFVEAKDSLNVLNKNNKGKELLVPLTSSMYVPGTLNDVEHVLVDVGTGYYVEKNVGDSKKFFKRKIDFLTKQIEKVQPALQEKHSMKQAVIEVMNVKIQQLQQSQQTSQMVGTTKA; encoded by the exons ATGGCGGTGAACCTCACAGACCTCTCCCTGCCTCAGTTAGAGGGCCTGAAGAACCAACTGGACCAG GAAGTTGAGTTCTTGACGTCTTCAATAACTCAACTAAAAGTTGCCCAGACAAAGTTTGTTGAAGCAAAAGATAGTTTAAATGtgttgaacaaaaacaacaaag gaaaaGAATTGCTGGTGCCTCTCACCAGTTCG ATGTACGTCCCTGGAACATTAAACGATGTGGAACATGTCTTAGTGGATGTGGGCACAGGATATTATGTTGAAAAG aATGTGGGAGACTCAAAGAAATTCTTCAAACGCAAAATAGACTTCCTCACAAAGCAGATAGAAAAAGTTCAGCCAGCTCTTCAGGAAAAACATTCAATGAAACAAG CTGTGATTGAAGTCATGAATGTGAAGATCCAGCAACTACAACAGAGCCAGCAGACGTCACAGATGGTCGGGACCACCAAGGCTTAA
- the LOC109629164 gene encoding ATP-dependent 6-phosphofructokinase, muscle type-like, producing MPDDPLLLVGVFPGEVPSIVADVAPSYLALVTALACGADWVFIPEMPPDDGWEEHLCRRLRDLVSKKLGFDTRTTILGHVQRGGTPSAFDRILASRMGVEAVMALLEATPATPACVVSLTGNMAVRLPLMECVQVTKDVTTAMSEGRFDDAVKLRGKSFENNWNTYKMLAHLHPPDTKVRNCSCATYINCL from the exons ATGCCAGATGACCCTCTTCTTCTCGTGGGAGTGTTTCCGGGTGAAGTGCCGTCGATAGTGGCAGACGTCGCCCCCAG TTATCTGGCTTTAGTGACAGCTCTGGCCTGTGGTGCTGACTGGGTGTTCATCCCTGAGATGCCTCCAGATGATGGATGGGAGGAGCATCTCTGCAGGAGACTGAGAGAC CTGGTATCAAAGAAGCTCGGCTTCGACACTCGTACGACCATCCTGGGGCACGTACAAAGAGGTGGAACCCCCTCTGCCTTTGACAGGATCTTG GCGAGCAGGATGGGAGTAGAGGCTGTGATGGCTCTGCTGGAGGCCACACCAGCCACTCCTGCATGTGTGGTCAGCTTGACTGGGAACATGGCTGTCAGGCTGCCTCTCATGGAGTGTGTGCAAGTG ACTAAAGACGTCACCACAGCCATGTCCGAAGGAAGGTTTGACGATGCTGTGAAGCTCAGGGGAAA GAGCTTTGAAAACAACTGGAACACTTACAAAATGCTGGCTCATCTGCACCCCCCAGACACAAAGGTGAGGAACTGCAGTTGTGCCACGTACATAAACTGTCTCTAG